In Hyphomicrobium denitrificans 1NES1, one DNA window encodes the following:
- a CDS encoding DUF1217 domain-containing protein yields the protein MISTYLTYTSYASDMSRSLARVSAQSDVSSATAYYNANIGKVKSVDDFMNNNRLFSYAMKAYGLEDMTYAKAFMKKVLTSDISTSDSLKQSFVGKLTDPRFLKFAQSFQFSTDGKVAQQPVTAQEASDQTDLVNLYTQQQVNKGATAADDAAYYQANIGNVTSVDGLINNKRLLNYALTAYGLDPSITSDATIKQVLTSDLSDPNSVANQLPNTAYKTLAAAFSFNTDGSINGSSAQSSDNIANTVYQYYNASGTGTSAPGAAFKSQYYENAIAGVTSVDDLLGNSRLVSYLETAFGLDPSEQSTQLLRNVLTSDLSDPDSFANTQSNDAYRKLAAAFNFNTDGSINGAAAQTAEQIDGVVSSFTTNNTTAAENFQNTEINFYKTDIAKIGSVSDFIKDTGLYDFVLSAFGIDPSKTQKLTIEKVLESDASDPSSFANMSHNSAYSKLAAAFNFDANGNAKTASSAQVNASLVSTIQLYNKETGDPTVQNNQTTDEDSYYGSTIGTIKNVDEFLKDKRLVTFALTAFDLQDKGLSNDTLRKILTSDPTDPKSYINKPENSAYRAMAVAFNFGTDGNDLATPLQQVQTRSQIVATTDAYARQTLEENAGVQNEGARLALYFQRMVPTITSAYSILADKALLQVAQTALGLPISMSNADIDVQANMITKKLKISDLQDPDKLNKFLARFSALYDVNNTDITQTNPAIAILGGG from the coding sequence ATGATCTCGACTTATCTTACCTACACGAGCTACGCCTCGGACATGTCGAGGTCGCTTGCGCGGGTTTCGGCACAGTCGGATGTTTCGAGCGCGACCGCTTATTACAACGCGAACATCGGCAAGGTGAAATCGGTTGACGATTTCATGAACAACAATCGCCTCTTCTCGTATGCCATGAAGGCCTACGGATTGGAGGACATGACGTATGCCAAAGCCTTCATGAAGAAGGTTCTGACGAGCGATATCAGCACGTCCGACAGCCTGAAACAGAGCTTTGTCGGAAAGCTGACCGATCCTCGTTTCCTGAAATTCGCCCAATCGTTCCAGTTTTCGACGGATGGAAAGGTCGCCCAGCAGCCGGTCACGGCGCAGGAAGCCAGCGACCAAACCGATCTCGTCAATCTCTATACTCAGCAACAGGTGAACAAAGGCGCGACGGCCGCCGACGATGCAGCGTACTATCAGGCGAACATCGGCAACGTCACATCGGTCGACGGCCTGATCAACAACAAGCGCCTGCTGAACTATGCGCTGACGGCATATGGCCTCGATCCAAGCATCACATCCGACGCGACGATCAAGCAGGTTCTGACGAGTGATCTGTCAGATCCCAACAGCGTCGCCAACCAGTTGCCGAATACCGCGTACAAAACACTGGCCGCGGCGTTCTCGTTCAACACTGACGGCTCGATCAACGGCAGCTCGGCACAATCGAGCGACAATATCGCCAATACCGTCTACCAGTATTATAATGCGTCCGGCACCGGCACCAGCGCGCCAGGGGCTGCGTTCAAATCGCAGTATTATGAAAATGCGATTGCGGGGGTTACGTCCGTCGACGACCTGCTCGGCAATTCACGTCTCGTCAGCTATCTCGAAACTGCTTTTGGACTCGATCCATCCGAGCAGTCGACGCAATTGTTGCGCAACGTCTTGACGAGCGATCTATCAGATCCCGATAGTTTCGCGAACACGCAGAGCAATGACGCATACCGCAAGCTCGCCGCCGCTTTCAACTTCAATACAGATGGCTCGATCAACGGCGCCGCGGCCCAAACCGCGGAGCAGATCGACGGCGTCGTCTCGTCGTTCACGACGAATAACACGACCGCCGCCGAGAATTTCCAGAATACCGAAATCAATTTTTATAAGACCGACATCGCCAAAATCGGAAGCGTGTCGGATTTTATCAAGGATACGGGTCTCTATGATTTCGTTTTGAGCGCCTTCGGGATCGACCCAAGCAAAACCCAGAAGCTCACGATCGAGAAAGTTCTGGAGAGCGACGCCAGCGATCCTAGCAGCTTCGCGAACATGTCGCACAATTCCGCCTACAGCAAACTGGCGGCTGCGTTCAATTTCGATGCGAACGGGAACGCCAAAACGGCGAGTTCGGCGCAGGTGAACGCTAGCCTGGTTTCGACCATCCAGCTCTATAATAAAGAGACCGGGGACCCCACCGTACAAAACAACCAGACGACGGACGAAGATTCCTACTACGGCAGCACGATCGGGACCATCAAGAACGTGGACGAGTTCCTGAAAGACAAGCGCCTCGTGACCTTTGCACTCACGGCCTTCGACTTGCAGGATAAAGGGCTTTCCAACGATACCCTGCGCAAGATCCTGACAAGCGATCCGACGGACCCCAAGAGCTACATCAACAAGCCGGAAAATTCTGCCTATCGCGCGATGGCTGTCGCATTCAATTTCGGCACTGACGGCAACGATCTCGCGACGCCTTTGCAGCAGGTGCAGACGCGCAGCCAGATCGTCGCTACGACCGATGCCTACGCGCGGCAAACGCTGGAGGAAAATGCAGGCGTCCAGAACGAAGGGGCACGCTTGGCGCTCTACTTCCAGCGCATGGTGCCGACAATCACGTCGGCCTATTCGATCCTTGCCGACAAGGCACTTCTGCAGGTGGCGCAAACCGCGCTTGGGCTGCCGATATCCATGTCGAACGCGGACATCGACGTGCAGGCGAATATGATCACGAAAAAGCTGAAAATCAGCGACCTGCAGGACCCGGACAAACTCAACAAGTTCCTGGCGCGCTTCTCGGCGCTCTATGATGTCAACAATACCGACATAACGCAGACGAACCCCGCGATCGCCATTCTCGGCGGCGGCTAG
- a CDS encoding polysaccharide deacetylase family protein, with the protein MHAARGLMLAALAAATVALAANKAEADGDQTCPAGALGVSRTIEVDTTGGPWFGSPHGDPNFLQPKEVVLTFDDGPSPKDTREILAALAKECTKATFFVVGEMVAEHPEVVKEVAEQGHTIGVHTWSHPNLARLALDDVKREVEATFDAAQKASPAPVAPFFRYPYLSSSQATVDYMKSRNIGQFAVDIDSQDWRARSTKPVIARVMAGLEARGRGIILMHDIHKWTADAVPQILAQLKAGGYKVVQLKAKTPVELIADVSPPVKPSHPQLARKRSKTAAGRVKGNRRRMALRFRKPSA; encoded by the coding sequence ATGCACGCCGCACGAGGTTTGATGCTCGCCGCGCTCGCTGCGGCGACAGTCGCGCTTGCGGCGAATAAAGCAGAAGCTGATGGCGATCAAACCTGTCCGGCGGGCGCGCTTGGGGTATCGAGAACGATCGAGGTGGATACGACGGGTGGTCCGTGGTTCGGTTCACCCCACGGCGATCCCAATTTCCTGCAGCCTAAAGAAGTCGTCTTGACCTTTGATGACGGGCCGTCACCCAAAGATACGCGCGAGATTCTGGCAGCGCTCGCGAAGGAATGCACCAAGGCGACGTTCTTCGTCGTCGGCGAAATGGTCGCCGAGCATCCCGAGGTCGTAAAAGAGGTCGCCGAGCAGGGGCACACGATCGGTGTCCACACATGGTCGCACCCGAATCTCGCGCGGCTGGCTCTTGACGACGTCAAGCGCGAGGTCGAAGCGACGTTCGACGCGGCCCAGAAGGCGAGTCCGGCACCCGTCGCGCCCTTCTTCCGCTACCCCTACCTCAGCAGCAGTCAGGCTACGGTCGATTACATGAAGAGCCGCAACATCGGGCAGTTCGCGGTCGATATCGATTCGCAGGATTGGCGCGCGCGCAGCACCAAGCCTGTCATCGCGCGCGTGATGGCGGGGCTAGAGGCACGCGGCCGAGGTATCATTCTGATGCATGATATTCATAAGTGGACCGCTGACGCCGTCCCGCAGATCCTCGCGCAGCTCAAAGCGGGCGGCTACAAGGTCGTCCAACTGAAGGCCAAGACTCCGGTCGAGCTGATCGCGGACGTCTCGCCGCCCGTAAAGCCGTCACATCCCCAGCTTGCCCGCAAGCGATCCAAAACCGCAGCAGGGAGAGTCAAAGGCAATCGCCGCAGGATGGCGTTGCGCTTTCGCAAGCCATCCGCCTAG
- a CDS encoding NUDIX hydrolase, protein MPSLKQVGALPLRKAPKNTIEVLLVSSRDTGRWVIPKGWPSKRMTDSAAAAREARQEAGVTGKIAKEPYGSYRYRKIEKENVRLIEVTVYLLWVKKEKKQWKEKAQRNRVWFDIETASRKVREPKLRALILALADA, encoded by the coding sequence ATGCCTTCACTGAAACAGGTCGGCGCGTTGCCGCTGCGTAAAGCGCCGAAGAACACGATCGAGGTGCTTCTTGTCTCTTCCAGAGACACGGGGCGATGGGTCATACCCAAAGGATGGCCATCGAAGCGGATGACAGACAGCGCGGCAGCCGCACGCGAAGCGAGGCAGGAGGCGGGCGTTACCGGAAAAATTGCGAAGGAACCCTACGGCAGCTATCGATACCGGAAAATCGAAAAGGAAAATGTCCGGTTGATTGAAGTGACTGTTTACCTGCTCTGGGTAAAAAAAGAAAAAAAACAATGGAAAGAAAAGGCCCAGCGCAATCGTGTCTGGTTCGATATCGAGACTGCGAGCCGCAAAGTCCGTGAACCGAAGCTGCGGGCGCTGATCTTGGCGCTGGCCGACGCTTGA
- a CDS encoding DUF47 domain-containing protein, protein MKNPKRPSGAVARLFGPSQNDEFADLMVRLANVGVECAAHFRATDGQDLPGIVAFERRADQIVDAIHELLDNAFIMRFDVPDAMRLTDEIDDVIDGMRGAAAHIDIYKRFLGELRPEARELIVTGERSIHAMRNLVEVLKNRKLSVAHVRDLARAINDAESEADRIIARAERGLVAEFSAPGSNTLEFIALERLYAMLEEMTDDAKRCGKLIVSLARKET, encoded by the coding sequence TTGAAGAACCCGAAGCGTCCGTCGGGTGCAGTTGCGCGCCTATTCGGTCCATCGCAAAATGACGAGTTTGCTGATCTCATGGTTCGCCTCGCGAACGTCGGGGTCGAGTGTGCAGCCCATTTCCGCGCGACGGATGGACAGGACCTACCCGGTATCGTCGCGTTCGAGCGCCGCGCCGATCAGATCGTGGATGCGATTCACGAGCTTCTGGATAATGCGTTCATCATGCGCTTCGACGTTCCCGATGCGATGCGGCTGACGGACGAAATCGACGACGTGATCGACGGAATGCGCGGCGCGGCAGCGCATATCGACATCTACAAACGATTTCTGGGCGAACTCCGCCCCGAGGCGCGCGAGCTGATCGTGACCGGAGAGCGGTCGATCCACGCGATGCGGAATCTGGTGGAGGTGCTCAAAAACCGCAAGCTGTCGGTGGCACATGTGCGAGATCTGGCGCGCGCCATCAACGACGCGGAGTCGGAAGCCGATCGCATCATCGCACGCGCGGAGCGCGGCTTGGTCGCGGAGTTCTCGGCTCCGGGGTCGAACACACTCGAATTCATCGCGCTCGAAAGGCTCTACGCGATGCTTGAAGAAATGACGGACGATGCCAAGCGTTGCGGCAAGCTCATCGTCTCGCTGGCGCGCAAGGAGACGTAA
- a CDS encoding inorganic phosphate transporter codes for MSAISLALIFALATILMAEFVNGWTDAPNVIATIVATGVLSPKTAILMAVVMNTLGAMSGTAVAATVGKGIVDPSALTLASITAAMLSIVAWGTFAAHAGLPISKSHALLAGLAGAAFAKGGWQALQWVGWEKVIIGMLLSVVLGCVASYIIGRIAVALTGASKPVRTKRMFDRLSIVAACFLAFNHGLNDGQKFMGVFAMTLLAGGVFQTFEIPLWVVLICALTMALGTSAGGWRIIQTLGSRMTRLQSWQGFAAQAAAGFTIFGASSFGVPLSTTHTITSAIAGAAASRRMSDIRWIVLQRIVMAWLITFPVCFVAAFAAARLADALF; via the coding sequence ATGAGCGCCATTTCGCTCGCGCTCATATTCGCCCTTGCGACGATTTTGATGGCGGAGTTCGTCAACGGCTGGACAGATGCGCCGAATGTCATCGCAACGATCGTGGCCACCGGAGTTCTATCTCCCAAGACTGCAATCCTGATGGCCGTGGTCATGAATACGCTCGGTGCCATGTCGGGAACGGCCGTGGCGGCAACCGTCGGCAAGGGGATAGTCGATCCAAGCGCATTGACGCTCGCTTCGATTACCGCCGCGATGCTGAGTATTGTGGCATGGGGCACATTCGCAGCACACGCCGGCCTCCCGATCAGCAAGTCGCATGCCCTGCTCGCGGGACTCGCGGGTGCGGCCTTCGCCAAAGGCGGGTGGCAGGCTCTTCAGTGGGTCGGTTGGGAAAAAGTCATCATCGGCATGCTGCTGTCGGTCGTTCTCGGCTGCGTTGCCTCCTACATCATCGGGCGCATCGCAGTCGCGCTGACTGGCGCGTCGAAACCTGTGCGTACGAAAAGGATGTTCGACCGGCTGTCGATCGTTGCGGCATGTTTTCTGGCCTTCAACCACGGACTCAATGACGGCCAGAAATTCATGGGCGTTTTCGCGATGACGCTGCTCGCTGGGGGCGTATTCCAGACATTCGAGATCCCGCTCTGGGTCGTTTTAATCTGCGCGCTGACAATGGCGCTCGGAACGTCCGCCGGCGGCTGGCGCATCATCCAGACGCTCGGCTCGCGCATGACGCGGCTTCAGTCCTGGCAAGGCTTTGCCGCGCAAGCCGCTGCGGGCTTCACCATTTTCGGTGCTTCGTCATTCGGCGTTCCGCTATCAACGACGCACACGATCACCAGCGCCATCGCCGGCGCGGCTGCGAGCCGACGCATGTCCGATATCCGCTGGATCGTGCTGCAGCGGATTGTCATGGCATGGCTGATTACGTTTCCCGTTTGCTTTGTGGCTGCATTTGCCGCCGCGCGCCTTGCCGACGCGCTCTTTTAG
- a CDS encoding GNAT family N-acetyltransferase: MVYRVFVDEGSAAAGENEVGYCRLRQPENGIVTIAGAEVKEAFRKKGIATAVYDCIARDMERAGALLWPVSPTKMTDAEFKVWWRRSPALVFYYPHRERLGFEPRREFEALLNEGGVGAVRQVDARPAATSGFRNKLANLRRWFASKVLRAED; this comes from the coding sequence GTGGTGTATCGTGTCTTCGTCGACGAGGGATCGGCTGCAGCAGGAGAAAATGAAGTCGGCTATTGCCGGCTCAGGCAGCCGGAGAATGGCATTGTCACCATCGCCGGCGCGGAGGTGAAAGAAGCGTTTCGGAAGAAGGGTATCGCCACCGCCGTTTATGACTGCATCGCACGGGACATGGAACGTGCAGGAGCGCTTCTGTGGCCAGTCTCTCCGACCAAGATGACGGATGCGGAATTCAAAGTCTGGTGGCGGCGTTCGCCGGCTCTTGTCTTTTACTATCCCCATCGCGAACGGCTCGGGTTCGAGCCGCGGCGTGAGTTCGAGGCGTTGCTGAACGAGGGTGGCGTTGGCGCGGTCCGACAGGTAGACGCACGACCCGCCGCCACATCGGGATTCCGGAACAAGCTTGCTAACCTGCGACGGTGGTTTGCTTCCAAGGTCCTCCGCGCCGAGGATTGA
- a CDS encoding adenylosuccinate synthase — protein sequence MTNVVVVGAQWGDEGKGKIVDWLSERADVVVRFQGGHNAGHTLVIGGKTFKLSLLPSGVVRPDKLSVIGNGVVLDPWALVAEIEKLRKQGLTITRDNLRVAENATLILPLHRELDQLREEAAGTQKIGTTGRGIGPAYEDKVGRRAIRVQDLASPETLGPKIDRVLAHHNALRRGLGQPEMSKDKLIAELTEIAPQLLPYMDVSWELLDIAWRQGKRILFEGAQGALLDVDHGTYPYVTSSNTVAAQAATGSGIGPRHAGYVLGIAKAYTTRVGSGPFPTELTDAIGEKIGERGREFGTVTGRKRRCGWFDSVLVRQVAKVSGIDGIALTKLDVLDGFDTIRICVGYTLDGERLNRLPASASAQARIIPVYEDFEGWSESTQGARRWADLPAQAVKYVRRVEELIECPVTLLSTSPERADTILMKDPFE from the coding sequence ATGACGAACGTTGTCGTGGTCGGCGCCCAGTGGGGTGACGAGGGCAAAGGCAAAATCGTGGATTGGCTGTCTGAGCGCGCCGATGTCGTCGTGCGATTCCAGGGCGGCCACAACGCCGGCCACACGCTCGTCATCGGCGGCAAGACCTTCAAGCTGTCGCTGCTGCCATCGGGCGTGGTCAGGCCCGATAAGCTTTCAGTCATCGGCAACGGCGTTGTCCTTGATCCCTGGGCTCTCGTCGCGGAAATCGAAAAACTCAGAAAGCAGGGCCTGACGATTACTCGCGACAATCTCCGTGTTGCCGAGAATGCGACGTTGATTTTGCCTTTGCACCGCGAGCTCGATCAGCTTCGCGAGGAAGCTGCTGGCACCCAGAAGATCGGCACGACCGGTCGCGGCATCGGTCCCGCATACGAAGACAAGGTTGGTCGGCGCGCCATCCGCGTGCAGGATCTGGCATCGCCCGAGACGCTCGGACCGAAAATCGATCGCGTCCTTGCGCATCACAACGCCCTCCGCCGCGGCCTCGGCCAACCCGAAATGTCGAAGGACAAGCTCATTGCCGAACTGACGGAGATAGCTCCCCAGCTCCTGCCGTACATGGATGTCTCGTGGGAGTTGCTCGATATCGCGTGGCGCCAGGGTAAGCGCATCCTGTTCGAAGGCGCGCAAGGGGCGCTCCTCGACGTCGATCACGGAACGTATCCGTACGTCACGTCTTCGAATACCGTTGCTGCTCAGGCAGCGACGGGGTCGGGCATCGGTCCCCGCCACGCTGGATATGTGCTCGGTATTGCGAAGGCCTACACCACCCGCGTGGGCTCGGGTCCATTTCCGACCGAATTGACGGACGCTATCGGAGAAAAGATCGGCGAACGAGGCCGCGAGTTCGGTACAGTGACCGGACGTAAGCGCCGGTGCGGTTGGTTCGACAGCGTGCTCGTCCGTCAGGTTGCGAAGGTCTCGGGGATAGATGGCATTGCCCTCACGAAGCTCGACGTTCTCGACGGCTTCGATACGATCCGCATTTGCGTCGGCTACACGCTCGATGGGGAACGGCTCAATCGTCTCCCTGCGAGTGCCAGTGCTCAGGCGAGAATTATTCCCGTGTATGAAGACTTCGAAGGTTGGTCCGAGTCGACGCAAGGCGCACGCCGGTGGGCCGATCTGCCGGCCCAGGCGGTCAAATACGTCCGTCGTGTCGAGGAATTGATCGAATGTCCGGTAACCCTGCTTTCGACTAGTCCGGAGCGTGCCGATACCATCCTGATGAAGGATCCGTTCGAATAG
- a CDS encoding mucoidy inhibitor MuiA family protein: MRFALAAVLLAAQSLSAHAADVSATSTVDAVTVFLSGAEITRLAKVKLDKGEHTIIIGDVPASAVPGSIRVEGKATGRLDIGSVDTARKLLQREESQAADVKRKELEDRIEQLKDERTTVDAQAQAAATQKKLISNLAELPKRPQSAEAPAGTGDDWQKILSLIPQAASDSGKLALDAQQKIRVIDRNIKDLRNQLASLAPAKTEQTEVRVYVFAQTPVDADLTIHYQVPDANWAPIYDARLQTGTKTEPPKLTLARRAAVSQRSGEDWTGVSLQLSTSRPSDGASAPPLDTQFVDYEQPPKPVAAAAPSANLEFAKRDRAADSRALGGLAAAPPPAPEADAAPAEETVAKLASAPFEATFEVPGRTTVAGNGDVKRVLLMSDDIEPVLGSRSVPKLDPNAYLYAKIKIAKGTPLLPGRVYLFRDGTFVGTGDMPLLPPGQEHNLGFGIDDQVKVKHAVLEEKRGESGLISTSHVDSRSFRVNVKNLHERPISVTILDRIPVSQNDEIKVEYTGRATPTTQNVDDRRGVIAFEEKLDPDEEKIFEYGYRISWPASKSIVYGP, encoded by the coding sequence ATGCGTTTTGCCCTTGCGGCAGTACTTCTGGCTGCCCAGTCCTTGAGTGCGCATGCCGCCGACGTTTCCGCGACATCGACAGTTGATGCCGTGACTGTTTTTCTCTCGGGCGCTGAGATCACGCGTCTCGCCAAGGTGAAGCTCGATAAGGGCGAACACACGATCATCATCGGCGACGTGCCTGCGAGCGCCGTTCCAGGATCGATCCGCGTCGAAGGCAAGGCGACGGGCAGGCTCGATATCGGTTCCGTCGATACCGCGCGCAAACTTTTGCAGCGGGAGGAAAGCCAGGCCGCCGATGTCAAACGTAAAGAGCTTGAGGATCGGATCGAGCAGCTCAAGGACGAACGAACGACGGTCGACGCGCAGGCACAGGCTGCGGCGACCCAGAAGAAGCTGATCTCAAATTTGGCCGAGCTGCCGAAGCGGCCGCAATCCGCCGAGGCACCGGCAGGCACCGGCGACGATTGGCAGAAGATTTTATCTCTCATTCCTCAAGCCGCGAGCGATTCGGGCAAGCTCGCCCTCGATGCCCAGCAGAAGATCCGCGTCATTGATCGTAACATCAAGGATCTCAGGAACCAGCTCGCGTCTCTCGCGCCGGCCAAGACCGAGCAGACCGAAGTTCGCGTTTATGTTTTTGCCCAGACGCCCGTCGATGCAGATCTGACGATCCACTATCAGGTTCCTGACGCAAACTGGGCGCCGATCTACGATGCGCGTCTACAGACGGGCACGAAAACCGAGCCGCCCAAGCTGACGCTCGCCCGCCGCGCCGCGGTCTCGCAAAGGTCGGGTGAGGATTGGACCGGTGTATCGCTGCAGCTTTCGACCTCACGCCCGTCGGATGGCGCGTCCGCCCCGCCGCTCGACACGCAATTCGTCGATTACGAACAGCCACCGAAGCCCGTTGCCGCTGCGGCGCCTTCCGCAAACCTTGAGTTTGCGAAACGTGATCGCGCCGCCGACAGCCGCGCGCTCGGCGGCCTCGCCGCTGCGCCTCCACCGGCTCCGGAAGCGGACGCCGCTCCCGCTGAGGAAACCGTGGCGAAACTCGCCAGCGCGCCTTTCGAAGCGACATTCGAAGTACCGGGCCGGACGACAGTTGCGGGCAACGGCGACGTCAAGCGCGTTCTGCTGATGTCGGACGACATCGAGCCGGTGCTTGGTAGCCGCTCGGTTCCGAAGCTCGATCCCAACGCTTATCTCTACGCCAAGATCAAGATCGCTAAGGGTACCCCGCTTTTGCCGGGCCGCGTCTATCTGTTTCGCGACGGTACCTTCGTCGGTACCGGCGATATGCCGCTGCTGCCGCCAGGACAGGAGCATAATCTCGGCTTCGGCATTGATGATCAGGTTAAAGTCAAGCACGCAGTGCTCGAAGAAAAGCGCGGCGAGAGCGGGCTGATCTCGACGTCGCACGTCGATAGTCGCAGCTTCCGCGTCAACGTGAAGAACCTGCATGAGCGGCCGATTAGCGTGACGATCCTCGATCGCATCCCCGTTTCTCAGAACGACGAGATCAAAGTCGAATATACAGGCCGCGCGACGCCGACGACCCAGAATGTCGACGATCGGCGCGGGGTCATCGCATTCGAGGAAAAGCTCGATCCCGATGAAGAAAAGATATTCGAGTACGGCTATCGCATTTCGTGGCCCGCGTCGAAGTCGATCGTCTACGGTCCATAA
- a CDS encoding phosphoserine transaminase, with product MSAPEKPKNKPNRPFFSSGPCAKRPGWRPDALSNALTGRSHRSAEGRERLKLAITLTHEVLRVPEGYKVALLPGSDTGAVELAMWNLLGARGVDVLAWDVFGRVWLRDVAEELKLPDARTMDAEPGHLPDLSKVDFSRDVIFTWNGTTTGVCVPDAKWIPDNRQGLTICDATSALMGQAIDLNKIDVLTYSWQKAFGAEAAHGMAIMSPRALERLASYTPPWPIPRLFRIKNKGEIVHDVFEGVTINTPSMLCVEDYLDALNWVREIGGIDATIARTHANAQALYSWIDRTPWVEALPIDPRTRSETSVAIRFVEPDVMALGEAKALAVQREMVRLLESEKAALDIGAYRGMPIGLRIWCGPTVEEADLLDLLPWLDWAYAEARRKNGLYSHNLSPAKD from the coding sequence ATGTCCGCACCAGAAAAACCGAAAAACAAGCCCAATCGGCCGTTCTTTTCCTCCGGCCCTTGCGCCAAGCGCCCGGGATGGCGCCCGGACGCGCTGAGCAATGCACTGACGGGACGTTCGCATCGCTCTGCCGAGGGCCGCGAGCGTTTGAAGCTCGCCATCACGCTGACGCACGAAGTCCTGCGCGTGCCGGAGGGCTACAAGGTCGCGCTTCTCCCGGGCTCCGACACCGGCGCCGTCGAGCTTGCGATGTGGAACTTGCTTGGGGCGCGTGGCGTCGACGTGCTTGCCTGGGATGTCTTCGGACGCGTCTGGCTGCGCGATGTCGCGGAAGAGTTGAAGCTTCCCGATGCGCGCACGATGGATGCCGAGCCCGGCCACTTGCCGGATCTTTCCAAAGTCGATTTCTCACGCGATGTCATTTTCACCTGGAACGGTACGACGACCGGTGTTTGCGTGCCGGACGCGAAGTGGATACCGGACAATCGCCAGGGTCTCACGATCTGCGACGCAACCTCGGCCCTGATGGGGCAAGCCATCGATCTCAACAAGATCGACGTGCTGACCTATTCCTGGCAGAAAGCATTTGGTGCCGAAGCTGCGCACGGCATGGCCATCATGTCGCCGCGCGCCCTGGAGCGCCTGGCATCGTACACGCCGCCGTGGCCGATCCCGAGGCTGTTCCGCATCAAGAACAAGGGCGAGATCGTCCATGATGTCTTCGAAGGCGTGACGATCAACACGCCGTCAATGCTGTGCGTTGAGGACTATCTCGACGCCCTCAACTGGGTGAGGGAGATCGGCGGCATCGACGCTACCATTGCGCGCACGCATGCCAATGCTCAGGCTCTCTATAGTTGGATCGATCGAACGCCTTGGGTCGAGGCGCTCCCCATCGACCCGAGGACGCGCTCGGAAACGTCCGTCGCAATCCGGTTCGTCGAGCCCGACGTCATGGCGCTAGGCGAGGCGAAGGCACTCGCCGTGCAGCGTGAAATGGTTCGCCTCCTCGAAAGCGAGAAGGCGGCACTCGATATCGGCGCCTATCGCGGTATGCCGATCGGTTTGCGCATATGGTGCGGCCCGACCGTTGAGGAGGCGGACCTCCTCGATCTGCTGCCCTGGCTCGACTGGGCGTATGCCGAGGCGCGTCGTAAAAATGGGCTTTATAGCCATAATTTAAGCCCGGCTAAGGATTAA
- a CDS encoding outer membrane beta-barrel protein codes for MTFSKVLALASLALITGAAPGWAADWGGVKDMGGGVPVPVPAPAPVPTFDADSDWYVGLAIGANVSQSATIKDSDINMPVKDSGDIGASPIFSGSFGRYITPSLRAEVVFDYSPDERLTDKGVLVYQTTRSNFLDTNTYNVERYDTVKLSRTTGLFNLLYDIPTGTRFTPYIGGGAGFTWRKLSRNSSETATCSATADFPAQTCVSGPGLPTSQTLTASSSTNERFDFAAAVQAGIAYNITDQIVWDNGWQMLWEGGAIAVSAPSIANENRIVYKDSILQQFRSGIRIRFD; via the coding sequence ATGACGTTTTCGAAAGTGCTCGCTTTAGCGAGCCTCGCGCTTATCACGGGAGCGGCGCCAGGCTGGGCGGCCGACTGGGGTGGCGTCAAGGACATGGGCGGCGGCGTTCCGGTCCCCGTCCCGGCACCCGCGCCGGTTCCAACGTTCGATGCCGATTCCGACTGGTACGTCGGCCTCGCAATCGGCGCCAACGTCTCACAAAGCGCGACCATCAAAGATAGCGACATCAACATGCCGGTGAAGGACAGCGGCGATATTGGTGCGTCGCCAATTTTCAGTGGCAGCTTCGGTCGCTACATCACGCCTTCGCTCCGCGCTGAAGTCGTTTTCGACTATTCGCCCGACGAGCGGCTGACGGACAAAGGCGTGCTCGTATACCAAACCACACGGTCGAATTTTTTGGATACAAACACTTATAACGTCGAGCGCTACGACACAGTAAAGCTGTCGCGGACAACTGGTCTGTTCAACCTGCTCTATGATATTCCCACCGGAACGCGCTTCACCCCTTACATCGGCGGAGGCGCCGGCTTTACATGGCGCAAATTAAGCCGAAACTCTTCAGAAACGGCAACCTGCAGCGCAACGGCGGATTTCCCGGCACAAACATGCGTGAGCGGTCCTGGTCTGCCGACTTCGCAAACTCTGACCGCAAGTTCATCGACGAATGAGCGCTTCGACTTTGCCGCGGCCGTGCAGGCCGGCATTGCCTACAATATCACTGACCAGATCGTCTGGGATAATGGCTGGCAGATGCTTTGGGAGGGTGGTGCGATCGCAGTTTCGGCACCAAGCATCGCCAACGAAAACCGTATCGTCTACAAAGATTCCATTCTGCAGCAGTTCCGTTCCGGCATCCGCATCAGATTCGACTGA